In one window of Candidatus Manganitrophaceae bacterium DNA:
- a CDS encoding DUF4091 domain-containing protein, with translation TIQGATGEWPDALIPKKDEYVGELRNAFPFSVGAGRNQPIWIEIYIPVTAAAGVYSGSATVTASGQNPVVVPIQLTVWNFTLPSTATLKSAYSIDYHLITLGHQIGKYDPEKKGHLDLVTLYTKANLLHRLTNDYLPGPQTLPGKWAQFDSTFGPFLDGTASLPGGKLSGAKETSYRMSVWSHETDVPFLKEVALHTKSKGWFDRVFEYTSDEPKTAGDWKTIRVRATALHQADPKLRALVTTSYQSASKNGVASLIDLFVPTLRFMDNKPAPSPRSEVPGGNDTIGNQRSRYGPEVWWYQACGSHGCGIIGGGPEDRAGYHTGWPAVMIDLPAMFNRIMQWMTFKYHIQGELYYDMVYAFGSGDPWTTQYYYGGNGDGTLYYPGRPDQIGGKSQIPIESIRLKLLREGMEDYEYLALLKGLGEEAFAQQQAARLVTNTYTWSKDPALLYEAREKVALQILSHLNPAAAPPNPTPAR, from the coding sequence CGACCATTCAGGGGGCGACGGGAGAGTGGCCCGATGCGCTGATTCCGAAGAAAGACGAGTACGTCGGAGAGCTCCGCAATGCTTTTCCTTTCTCGGTAGGAGCAGGCAGAAACCAGCCGATCTGGATCGAGATTTATATCCCGGTCACGGCCGCCGCCGGGGTCTACTCCGGGTCGGCCACCGTCACCGCCTCCGGCCAGAATCCGGTGGTCGTTCCGATCCAGCTCACCGTCTGGAATTTCACCCTCCCTTCCACCGCTACCCTCAAATCGGCCTACTCGATCGATTACCATCTCATTACACTCGGACATCAGATCGGGAAATATGATCCCGAGAAAAAGGGGCATCTCGACCTGGTGACGTTATATACAAAAGCGAATCTGCTCCATCGGCTGACCAACGATTACCTTCCCGGACCGCAGACCCTTCCCGGAAAGTGGGCTCAGTTTGATTCGACCTTTGGTCCTTTTCTGGACGGAACGGCGAGCCTTCCGGGAGGGAAACTTTCCGGAGCGAAGGAGACCAGCTACCGGATGTCGGTCTGGTCACACGAGACCGATGTTCCCTTTTTAAAAGAGGTCGCCCTCCATACCAAATCAAAAGGATGGTTTGATCGCGTTTTTGAATACACCTCCGATGAACCGAAGACGGCGGGGGATTGGAAAACGATTCGGGTTCGCGCAACGGCCCTTCATCAAGCAGACCCGAAGCTGCGCGCGCTGGTCACGACGAGTTATCAAAGCGCGTCCAAAAACGGGGTCGCCTCTCTCATCGATCTCTTCGTTCCGACCCTCCGGTTTATGGACAACAAGCCTGCGCCGAGTCCGCGTTCGGAAGTGCCGGGGGGAAACGACACGATCGGAAATCAGAGGAGTAGATATGGCCCGGAGGTCTGGTGGTATCAGGCTTGCGGCAGTCATGGCTGCGGCATCATCGGCGGCGGCCCGGAAGATCGTGCCGGCTATCACACCGGCTGGCCTGCGGTCATGATCGATCTGCCGGCGATGTTTAATCGGATCATGCAATGGATGACATTCAAATATCATATTCAGGGAGAGCTTTATTACGACATGGTTTATGCTTTCGGATCGGGAGACCCTTGGACGACGCAATATTATTACGGCGGCAACGGGGATGGAACGCTCTATTATCCCGGCCGGCCGGACCAGATCGGCGGAAAAAGTCAGATCCCGATCGAATCGATTCGTTTAAAACTGCTCCGGGAGGGGATGGAAGATTATGAGTATTTGGCTCTCCTCAAGGGCCTCGGCGAGGAGGCTTTCGCGCAGCAACAGGCGGCCCGTCTCGTGACCAACACCTACACCTGGAGCAAAGATCCGGCGCTCCTCTACGAGGCCCGTGAGAAGGTCGCCCTACAGATCCTCTCGCATCTGAATCCTGCTGCGGCCCCTCCGAATCCAACACCCGCGCGCTAG
- the typA gene encoding translational GTPase TypA, protein MKAEIQTKLREDIRNIAIIAHVDHGKTTLVDKMLRQGGAFKSHEGMVERVMDSNDLERERGITILAKNTSVHYKDFKINIVDTPGHADFSGEVERTLNMVNGVLLLVDAFEGAMPQTKFVLRKALELHLRPIVVINKIDRTDARPKEVVDQVIELFLELEADNDQLDFPIVYASAKAGFAKMNLEDTSTDLSPLFETIISRVSPPPGDATAPLQMLVTSLDYDNFVGRIALGRVFRGKIRVGEPLALIQTGGEIVKGKVSRIIGYEGLKKVELPEAAAGEIIGVAGFEETQIGATLADPNTPEALPTISIGEPTISMNFMVNTSPFAGKEGKFVTSRNLRERLYRELRSNVALRIEETGSTDIFKVSGRGELHLSILIETMRREGYEFAVSRPTVILKEVEGQTHEPIERLWLDVEETYIGTVMEGLGRRRGEMVNMGSAHGSHVRLEFEVPSRGLIGYRSEFLTATRGTGIMNYTFSSFQPYKGEISSRTKGALISMETGEAILFSLHHIQERGVLFVAPGEKIYEGMVIGEHSRANDLVVNASKKKHLTNFRSSTAEDALVLTQPRKMSLEEAIAFLADDELLEVTPQTIRLRKKYLSDLERKRSAKK, encoded by the coding sequence ATGAAGGCCGAAATCCAAACCAAATTGAGAGAAGATATCCGAAACATCGCGATCATCGCGCACGTCGACCACGGCAAGACGACGTTGGTCGACAAGATGCTCCGTCAAGGGGGCGCCTTCAAGTCGCATGAAGGGATGGTTGAGCGGGTGATGGACTCGAACGATCTCGAGCGCGAGCGGGGAATCACGATCCTAGCGAAGAACACCTCGGTCCATTATAAGGATTTCAAGATCAATATCGTCGACACCCCGGGCCATGCCGACTTCTCCGGAGAGGTCGAGCGGACCCTCAATATGGTCAATGGCGTCCTTCTCTTGGTCGATGCCTTTGAAGGGGCGATGCCTCAGACGAAGTTTGTTTTGAGAAAAGCGCTTGAGCTTCACCTTCGTCCGATCGTCGTGATCAACAAAATTGACCGCACCGACGCGCGGCCCAAAGAGGTGGTCGATCAGGTGATCGAACTCTTTCTCGAATTGGAAGCGGACAACGATCAGCTCGATTTCCCCATCGTTTATGCTTCAGCGAAAGCCGGTTTTGCCAAGATGAACTTGGAAGACACCTCCACCGATCTTTCGCCTTTGTTCGAAACGATCATTTCGAGGGTCAGCCCTCCTCCGGGCGATGCGACGGCGCCGCTCCAGATGTTGGTGACCTCTCTCGACTATGATAATTTCGTCGGCCGCATCGCGCTGGGCCGGGTCTTCAGAGGAAAAATCCGAGTCGGAGAGCCTTTGGCGCTCATCCAAACCGGCGGAGAGATTGTGAAAGGAAAAGTCAGCCGAATCATCGGGTACGAAGGGCTGAAAAAAGTTGAGCTGCCTGAAGCGGCGGCCGGCGAGATCATCGGCGTGGCCGGTTTTGAGGAGACGCAGATCGGCGCAACGCTCGCCGATCCGAATACCCCTGAGGCGCTTCCGACCATCTCCATCGGCGAGCCGACGATCTCGATGAATTTTATGGTCAACACCTCTCCGTTCGCCGGGAAAGAGGGAAAGTTCGTCACCAGCCGAAACCTGCGCGAGCGGCTCTATCGGGAACTCCGCTCCAACGTCGCGCTCCGGATCGAAGAGACCGGCAGCACCGACATCTTTAAGGTATCGGGACGGGGAGAGCTTCATCTCTCGATTTTAATCGAGACGATGCGACGGGAAGGATATGAGTTTGCCGTATCTCGACCGACCGTTATTTTGAAAGAGGTTGAGGGGCAAACCCATGAGCCGATTGAACGGCTCTGGCTCGACGTTGAAGAGACCTACATCGGAACCGTGATGGAGGGGTTGGGCCGTCGGCGCGGGGAGATGGTCAATATGGGAAGTGCGCATGGTTCGCATGTCCGTCTTGAATTCGAGGTTCCCTCCCGGGGTCTGATCGGCTATCGCTCCGAATTCTTGACCGCCACCCGCGGGACCGGGATCATGAACTACACCTTCTCCTCCTTTCAGCCGTATAAGGGAGAGATCTCATCCCGAACCAAGGGGGCGCTGATTTCGATGGAAACCGGCGAAGCGATCCTCTTCTCGCTCCACCATATTCAGGAGCGCGGGGTCCTCTTCGTCGCCCCCGGAGAAAAGATCTATGAGGGAATGGTGATCGGAGAGCACTCCCGCGCAAACGATCTGGTCGTCAATGCCTCAAAGAAAAAGCATCTGACCAATTTCAGATCTTCCACCGCCGAAGATGCGTTGGTGCTCACCCAGCCGAGGAAAATGAGTCTGGAAGAGGCGATCGCGTTTCTCGCGGATGATGAGCTCCTCGAAGTGACCCCTCAAACGATCCGGCTTCGCAAGAAATACCTCAGCGATCTGGAGCGGAAGCGATCAGCTAAGAAATAG
- a CDS encoding histidine phosphatase family protein — translation MLLEVNGYPFLLDDRPTRIYLFRHGEVTTFERKTYNGQTDVGLTPRGISQLEDAAARLAGLPIEAVYTSDLERSRRGGEAIAKTCGVPLYEMPALREKNFGVWEGCTAEEIAGRYPEAWNAWLTDPMDSRPEGAETYREVGERVFWALERILKTHPGEEVAVVAHGGVNKMILAASLCQPPRALFRIEQKYGGLNIIDFYRKRVLVRLVNG, via the coding sequence ATGCTGCTTGAAGTAAACGGGTATCCTTTTCTTCTGGACGATCGGCCGACACGGATTTACCTTTTCCGGCATGGCGAGGTCACGACCTTTGAGCGGAAGACGTACAACGGTCAGACCGATGTCGGACTCACGCCGAGAGGGATCTCCCAACTGGAAGACGCGGCTGCGCGGCTGGCCGGTCTTCCGATCGAAGCGGTTTACACAAGCGATCTTGAGCGGAGCCGCCGGGGAGGGGAGGCGATTGCCAAAACCTGCGGGGTGCCGCTTTATGAGATGCCGGCCTTGCGCGAGAAAAACTTCGGGGTCTGGGAGGGGTGTACGGCCGAGGAGATTGCCGGCCGGTATCCCGAGGCATGGAACGCCTGGCTGACTGATCCGATGGACAGCCGGCCCGAAGGGGCGGAGACCTATCGTGAGGTGGGGGAGCGGGTTTTCTGGGCCCTGGAGCGGATCTTAAAAACGCATCCGGGAGAAGAGGTGGCAGTGGTGGCGCATGGCGGGGTGAATAAGATGATCCTCGCCGCCTCTCTTTGTCAGCCGCCTCGGGCCCTCTTCCGAATCGAACAAAAGTATGGCGGGCTGAACATCATCGACTTCTACCGAAAGCGGGTCCTGGTCCGGCTGGTGAACGGCTGA
- a CDS encoding phosphoribosylaminoimidazolesuccinocarboxamide synthase produces the protein MKKPKEVLLQSDLSGLGTPVRGKVRDIYDLGDSFLFVASDRISAFDVVLPEGIPGKGYVLTQLSLHWFNHFAKMGDSVPNHVITADFDRFPKQCQPHRDVLEGRSMLVRKAEPLPVECIVRGYLSGSGWKEYQKSGTVCGEKLPAGLVESARLPEPIFTPSTKAPMGTHDINIPFDEMKSKVGAALAEEVRTASLNIYKKAAAHAEARGIIIADTKMEFGLDPKTKRPILIDELLTPDSSRFWPMDTYQPGTGQPSFDKQYVRDYLLSIHWNGNPPPPHLPPSVVEQTSQKYEEALDRLTK, from the coding sequence ATGAAGAAGCCGAAAGAGGTTCTGCTGCAGAGCGATCTGTCCGGGTTGGGGACGCCGGTGCGGGGAAAGGTCCGCGACATCTATGATCTCGGCGATTCATTTCTCTTTGTTGCCTCCGATCGAATCTCCGCGTTCGACGTCGTGCTACCTGAAGGCATTCCGGGGAAAGGCTATGTTCTCACGCAGCTCTCTCTCCATTGGTTCAACCATTTTGCCAAGATGGGAGATTCGGTGCCGAATCATGTGATTACCGCCGACTTCGACCGCTTCCCGAAACAGTGCCAGCCCCATCGCGACGTATTGGAAGGGCGGAGCATGTTGGTCCGGAAGGCCGAGCCGCTGCCGGTCGAATGCATCGTTCGCGGCTATCTCTCCGGGTCAGGATGGAAGGAGTATCAGAAAAGCGGAACGGTCTGCGGCGAGAAGCTGCCGGCGGGACTGGTCGAATCGGCGCGGCTTCCGGAGCCGATCTTTACCCCCTCGACCAAGGCGCCGATGGGGACCCATGACATCAATATTCCGTTTGATGAGATGAAGTCGAAGGTCGGAGCGGCCTTAGCGGAAGAGGTCCGCACCGCAAGTCTGAATATTTACAAGAAAGCGGCGGCGCATGCGGAAGCGCGCGGCATCATCATCGCAGATACCAAAATGGAGTTCGGCCTCGATCCAAAAACGAAGCGCCCGATTTTGATCGACGAGCTCCTCACCCCCGATTCGTCGCGCTTCTGGCCGATGGATACCTATCAGCCCGGAACAGGCCAGCCGAGCTTTGACAAACAATATGTTCGGGATTATCTCCTCTCGATCCACTGGAACGGGAATCCGCCCCCGCCCCATCTTCCCCCTTCGGTGGTGGAGCAGACGAGCCAAAAGTATGAGGAAGCGCTCGATCGATTGACGAAGTAA